In the Acomys russatus chromosome 11, mAcoRus1.1, whole genome shotgun sequence genome, one interval contains:
- the LOC127195885 gene encoding H-2 class I histocompatibility antigen, Q10 alpha chain-like isoform X6, which translates to MVPHTLLLLLAATLAPTQTRAGSHSLRYFTTAVSRPGLGEPRYISVGYIDDTEFLRFDSDAETPRYEPRASWMEQEGPEFWEEQTLIAKNNQRTFRVSLRNLLGYYNQSEGGSHTIQRMSGCDVGSDGRLLRGYLQFAYDGRDYLALNQDLKSWTAADTAAQITQRKWEQAGAAEIRKAYVEGECVEWLRRYLETGKKTLLRTEAPRAHVTHHPSPEGGITLRCWALGFYPADITLTWQLNGEELTQDMELVETRPGGDGTFQKWAAVLVPSGMEQDYTCHVVHEGLPEPLTLRWEPPESMVPIMAIIAVLVVLGAVTIIVAVVAVVRRRRNRGRRGQGLGFLSAPFRSVLCLINGKHMHTLIAPVSSLGCCQFWKLLGPGSSLVSHSFSSHRWKRRGLCSSSRE; encoded by the exons ATGGTGCCGCACacgctgctcctgctgctggcgGCCACCCTGGCCCCGACTCAGACCCGCGCGG GCTCACACTCGCTGCGGTACTTCACCACCGCCGTGTCCCGGCCCGGCCTCGGGGAGCCCCGGTACATCTCTGTCGGCTACATAGACGATACTGAGTTCCTGCGCTTCGACAGCGACGCGGAGACTCCTAGATATGAGCCTCGCGCGTCGTGGATGGAGCAGGAGGGGCCGGAATtttgggaagagcagacactgatCGCCAAGAACAACCAGAGGACTTTCCGAGTGAGCCTGAGGAACCTGCTTGGCTACTACAACCAGAGCGAGGGCG GCTCTCACACTATCCAGCGAATGTCTGGCTGTGACGTGGGGTCGGACGGGCGCCTCCTCCGCGGGTACCTTCAGTTCGCCTATGATGGCCGCGATTACCTCGCCCTGAACCAAGACCTGAAATCCTGGACGGCGGCGGACACAGCAGCCCAAATCACCCAGCGCAAATGGGAGCAGGCTGGTGCTGCAGAGATACGCAAGGCCTACGTGGAGGGCGAGTGCGTGGAGTGGCTCCGCAGATACCTGGAGACCGGGAAGAAGACGCTGCTGCGCACAG AGGCCCCAAGGGCACATGTGACCCATCACCCTAGCCCTGAAGGTGGCATCACCCTGAGGTGCTGGGCCCTGGGCTTCTACCCTGCTGACATCACCCTCACCTGGCAGCTGAATGGGGAGGAACTGACCCAGGACATGGAGCTTGTGGAGACCAGGCCTGGAGGGGATGGAACCTTCCAGAAATGGGCAGCTGTGTTGGTGCCTTCTGGGATGGAGCAAGATTACACATGCCATGTGGTGCATGAGGGTCTGCCTGAGCCCCTCACCCTGAGATGGG agcCTCCTGAGTCCATGGTCCCCATCATGGCAATCATTGCTGTTCTGGTTGTCCTTGGAGCTGTGACCATCattgtggctgtggtggctgttgtgaggaggaggagaaatagaggTAGGAGAGGGCAGGGCCTGGGTTTTCTCTCAGCCCCTTTTAGAAGTGTGCTCTGCCTCATTAATGggaaacacatgcacaccctcATTGCTCCTGTCTCTAGCTTGGGCTGCTGTCAGTTTTGGAAACTTCTAGGGCCTGGGTCTTCCCTGGTCTCTCATAGCTTTTCTTCTCACAGGTGGAAAAGGAGGGGACTATGCTCCAGCTCTAG ggaATGA
- the Ddx39b gene encoding spliceosome RNA helicase DDX39B yields MAENDVDNELLDYEDDEVETAAGGDGTEAPAKKDVKGSYVSIHSSGFRDFLLKPELLRAIVDCGFEHPSEVQHECIPQAILGMDVLCQAKSGMGKTAVFVLATLQQLEPVTGQVSVLVMCHTRELAFQISKEYERFSKYMPNVKVAVFFGGLSIKKDEEVLKKNCPHIVVGTPGRILALARNKSLNLKHIKHFILDECDKMLEQLDMRRDVQEIFRMTPHEKQVMMFSATLSKEIRPVCRKFMQDPMEIFVDDETKLTLHGLQQYYVKLKDNEKNRKLFDLLDVLEFNQVVIFVKSVQRCIALAQLLVEQNFPAIAIHRGMPQEERLSRYQQFKDFQRRILVATNLFGRGMDIERVNIAFNYDMPEDSDTYLHRVARAGRFGTKGLAITFVSDENDAKILNDVQDRFEVNISELPDEIDISSYSERVLTRLCRHHS; encoded by the exons ATGGCAGAGAATGACGTAGACAATGAGCTCTTGGACTACGAAGACGATGAAGTGGAGACAGCAGCTGGGGGCGATGGGACCGAAGCTCCGGCCAAGAAAGATGTCAAGGGCTCCTACGTCTCCATCCACAGCTCTGGCTTCCGAGACTTTCTGCTCAAGCCAGAGCTGCTCCGCGCCATCGTAGACTGCGGCTTTGAGCATCCGTCAGAGG TGCAGCACGAGTGCATCCCTCAGGCCATTCTGGGCATGGATGTCCTGTGCCAGGCCAAGTCGGGCATGGGAAAGACAGCCGTGTTTGTGCTGGCCACgctgcagcagctggagcccGTCACTGGGCAG GTGTCTGTGTTGGTGATGTGTCACACTAGGGAGCTGGCTTTTCAGATCAGCAAGGAATATGAGCGCTTCTCAAAGTATATGCCAAACGTCAAG GTGGCCGTGTTCTTTGGAGGTCTGTCCATCAAGAAGGATGAAGAGGTGCTGAAGAAGAACTGCCCGCACATAGTCGTGGGCACGCCCGGCCGCATCCTAGCCCTGGCCCGGAACAAGAGCCTCAACCTCAAACACATTAAACACTTTATCTTGGACGAATGTGACAAGATGCTTGAACAGCTCG ACATGCGTCGGGATGTCCAGGAAATTTTTCGCATGACCCCGCATGAGAAGCAGGTCATGATGTTCAGTGCTACCTTGAGCAAAGAGATCCGTCCAGTCTGCCGCAAGTTCATGCAAGAT cccatggAGATCTTCGTGGATGACGAGACCAAGCTGACGCTGCACGGGCTGCAGCAGTACTACGTAAAGCTGAAGGACAACGAGAAGAACCGGAAGCTCTTCGACCTCCTCGACGTGCTCGAGTTCAACCAG GTGGTGATCTTTGTGAAGTCCGTGCAGCGCTGCATCGCCCTGGCCCAGCTGCTGGTGGAGCAGAACTTCCCCGCCATCGCTATCCACCGTGGGATGCCCCAGGAGGAGAG GCTCTCTCGGTATCAGCAGTTCAAGGATTTCCAGCGGCGGATTCTTGTGGCTACCAACCTGTTTGGCCGAGGTATGGACATAGAGCGCGTGAACATTGCCTTCAACTACGACATGCCAGAGGACTCAGACACCTACCTGCACCGG GTGGCCAGAGCAGGCCGGTTCGGCACCAAGGGCTTGGCCATCACGTTTGTGTCCGACGAGAACGATGCCAAGATCCTGAATGACGTGCAGGATCGCTTTGAGGTCAACATCAGCGAGCTGCCTGACGAGATCGACATCTCCTCCTACAGTGAGCGCGTCCTcaccaggctgtgt CGGCACCACTCCTAA